From Desulfuromonas soudanensis, the proteins below share one genomic window:
- the speD gene encoding adenosylmethionine decarboxylase: MCAKKNVKTVRNKRPPRIKLRGFNNLTKTLSFNIYDVCYARSPQARKEYLEYIDEEYNSERLVKILTEVSDIIGANILNISSQDYDPMGASVTILIAEEPVETIKPDQVLAHLDKSHLCIHTYPETDSRTGVSTFRVDVDVSTCGKISPLKALNHLIDSFESDIVLMDYKVRGFTRDVKGKKHYIDHKILSIQQYIQKHILDNYQCVDINIHQENLFHTKMLLRDFNLDNYLFATAASDFSTEEKARVKESLSREMTEIFYSKNIY, translated from the coding sequence ATGTGCGCAAAGAAGAACGTCAAGACCGTCCGCAACAAGCGTCCGCCGCGAATCAAGCTGCGGGGCTTCAACAATCTCACCAAAACCCTTTCCTTCAACATCTACGATGTCTGCTACGCCCGATCTCCCCAGGCGCGCAAGGAATACCTCGAGTACATCGACGAGGAGTACAATTCCGAGCGTCTGGTCAAGATCCTCACCGAGGTTTCGGACATCATCGGTGCCAACATCCTCAACATCTCCAGCCAGGACTACGATCCGATGGGGGCGAGCGTCACCATCCTCATCGCCGAGGAACCGGTGGAGACCATCAAGCCCGACCAGGTGCTGGCCCATCTCGACAAGAGCCACCTCTGCATCCACACTTACCCCGAGACCGACTCGCGCACCGGGGTCTCGACCTTCCGGGTCGACGTCGACGTCTCCACCTGCGGCAAGATCAGCCCCTTGAAGGCCCTCAACCACCTGATCGACTCCTTCGAGTCGGACATCGTGCTGATGGACTACAAGGTCCGCGGTTTCACCCGCGACGTCAAGGGGAAAAAACACTATATCGACCACAAGATCCTCTCGATTCAGCAGTACATCCAGAAGCACATCCTCGACAACTACCAGTGCGTGGACATCAATATCCACCAGGAAAACCTCTTCCACACCAAGATGCTGCTGCGCGACTTCAACCTCGACAACTACCTCTTCGCCACCGCCGCCAGCGACTTCTCCACCGAGGAGAAGGCCCGGGTCAAGGAGAGCCTGAGCCGCGAGATGACCGAGATCTTCTATTCCAAAAACATCTACTGA